The genomic window CACTGCGCCTTAGGCCCCGCCTTCtcgcccagggccccgccttctcgcATTGGTTTCCAAGCAGAAGAATCAGAAGGTTCCAAATTTTTTTGCCTTGGGTCCTGAAAAATTTAGGGACGGCTCTGGCCCTCTGACCCCAAATGACACCATTTCACCAGGCAGGATGTTTACTACACAGTGCAtattgtgaggtcacagtagTTATGAGGCTGTTCCAGACACGGCCCTGGATATACTGGATGGGAGACgtgactctgattggctggatccGTGATTATGCTAATGATGTAATTGATCTTCACACTTCCAGTCACACTGCTGTCTGTTAGTTCCCTCAAGGgggtttttccttgccactgttgccctggGCTTGctcttgtgtgcgtgcgtgcatgcgtgcatgcgtgcgtgtgtgcgtgcgcgtgtgtgtgtgtgtgtgtgagggggggttAGTATGCATTCAGCTGAACCATGGTGAATGCTTTGTGGAATGCTCAGTAGAATTGCATTTGTTTAGATTTGATATCGCCTCTGAGGGTGCATTCTGTGTtgtgctgctgttactgctgctctTGCGTACTTAAATGATACGTAGTGCTGTAAATGCAAAAGATAAAGTCAGGAAATATATTTTGAGTATCAATGAGGATCCTGCAGAATGATGTCACTAGGGAGGCAAAACCATTGGCTACAGATGCATATGGACGAAAACCATTCCACTGATgatgatattattattgttattgttgttattattgttgttgttattgttattattattatcaattagCATAACATATATAAATACTGTAGATCCGTTGATGAATTGTCTAACTGAATTTACAGAATAAATGCACACAGCATGTAGATCTTTTGgtccaccagcagagggcagcacaGTAACACGAAAGTGAGCCTGTGCAGCTTGTGCGCAGCGGTGTTCTGCTGAGAGGTCAGAGAGCATTTCAGCACAGGCCCACGGGATGCAGAGAACAgatgtgcccccccctcccccgcccctccatgTTTGGACACCTCTCTGTAAATAATAGCCACATCCTGCTGTGGTCTCAGTCTGCGTTTCCCAAACCTGCATGGCACACTCGTTTCTCTCAGTCAGAGGATCCGCTACACAGTTATAACACAAACGCAGGCGTTTAAAACCAGCCCTAGAgggcctctgtgtctctccttTCAGCAAGCACCCACTGCAGGCTTTGGCTACAGAGTGACTGGGGACTCTAGccagtgacttaaattaaccCTTTacagtgtgaggtcacaaggACGTGATCGGAATGTTCTTAAtggaacattccaatgctgatgtcacagtcgctgctggtaactgaaagcagcggagttctagaacaccaaaGGCCAGCAGACAGGTTTCCCATGaatccctgctgcagcagatggTGCACACGGACACATTcaatccctgccccccccctccccccccacagtaGTTGGTAGTTTAGGAGGGGAAGTGCGTAAGCAAGAGGCATTATATAGCACTTACATAGCACCTTTCAGAACAGTTACAAAGTGCTTAATTAAATACTGATTAatcacataaaaacatataaaaaaacacataaaagcaattaaaaaaacaaatacactgataaaaacacattaaaacacacagacacataaactcAGACAGTCAGAGCTTAAAAAATGTGATGGTCCTGAGAAGTGATGACTGAGTCACACAGTCTAATATCATAAAAAGCAGGGTCCCTCTTAGGCTGCAGTTTTGTCCTGCGGACGACCAGCAGCCCCGGGTTAGAGGACCCGAGAGAcatcacactgctgctgtagGGGGACAGCACTTCAGATACGTACTCAGGGGCGTCGCCGTGTGGTGCTTGGAACGGGAACACAAGAATTTAGGATTTAATTCTGAGGgtgacaggcagccagtgaagaGGGGCGAGCCCTGGAGTAATGTGCTCCCTGTGTTTTGTCTCGGTGAGAACATGGGCTGCTGCGTTCAGGACTCGCTGGAGACGAGCCACAGCTCCCTGACCGAGCCACAGCTCCCTGACCGAGCGACAGCTCCCTGACCGAGGCACAGCTCCCTGACCGAGCCACAGCTCCCTGACCGAGCCACAGCTCCCTGACTGCGCCACAGCTCCCTGACTGACTGAGCCACAGCTCCCTGACCGAGGCACAGCTCCCTGACCGAGCCACAGCTCCCTGACCGGGCCACAGCTCCCTGACCGAGCCACAGCTCCCTGACCGAGCCACAGCTCCCTGACCGAGCCACAGCTCCCTGACCGAGCCACAGCTCCCTGACTGGGGCCAGTAAACACAGAACTACTGCAGCTCAGGCCTGATGACACAGAAGCCTGAATCATTTCTTTATGTGTCCTGAAAGGACGGCACACACAACATTTCTGTTGATGTTTCTTAGATGGAAAAAGCAAGTGTTTTTTTCGTATGTAAGGCAAAATTTAAACAAGGATCAAAAAGAATATGTTGATTTCTAAATGAAGATTTGATACAAGAAGTCAGAGGACACAAAGGCTGCCACAACTCCACAGAAACACCATCAGGACCAATAATAAGGACTTCAATTTTGTCTTCATTAAGCCTAAAGAAGTTGTGAGACATCCAATCCTGAATCGCAGTCAGTTCGATTGAATAAACTACCTGCATTTAAAagacaaattcaaatgaaaagagAAGTAAAAATGTCCTATTAAAAGACCCAGGGGAAGTGTATGTACTGAGAATGCAATAGGGCCCAGGACAGACCCCTGAGGCACCCCACATGCAAGTGCAGAAACCGAGGACATCCTATCACTACTATACACAGAAAACTTTCCATCAGTCGAGCAGGAAACTAACCAGTTAAGAGCAGTCCCTGATATGCCGACCCACTGACTTCACCTTTCAATCAGGATATCGTGATCAATAGTATCAAACGCTGCGCTGAAATCTAGCAAAACTAAAATGGAGCCCTCACCAGAGACAGCCTGTATTAGTCTGCCATTACTTACTTTAAGAAGGGCAGCCTCTGTGCTATGCCGTCAATGGAACCCTAACTGAAACTTTTCAAAAGTGTTTTTGGCCCCCAGTATGCCCAGCTGACGATGTGAGACCACTTCCTCCAAAATCTTTGAAATAAAGGGCGAAATTATTACAAACCGTTCCGATCCTGGCCGGGATTCTTGAGCAGCGCTTGAACACCCGCCAGCTTAAATGAGTCATTATCACATCCTGATGTGAGGGATTCATTAATAATAGCAAGCAGACAGGGGCCAACGCTTCCCATGACCTCTTTAAGGAAACTGGCAGGCAGAAACATCACAGGGACCAGAAGATGGTCGCAGGTGACAAAGTGTTTCGGTTAAGTTCTTTAAGAAAAATAGGTGTAAAATGAGTCACGGTATCAGGATCACAGCGAGGAGGAAGTAAATCCTTACAAGTAAGAGGAGGTGTAATCTTGGCTCTGATATCTCTGAtctttttggaaaaaagaaaatgttaagaaaaatgttctgtcAATGCTGGAATCAGAAGTAACAGAGGGAGCTCTGTTAACCAGGCAATCAGTGGTACAGAATACGAATCTGGGGTTATGCTTATTGGCAGTAATTAGCTTATTAAAATAAGCAGCTCTGGCTTCCTTAACTCTTTAATTATAAGAAACTAGCAGCTCCTTCGTGTGTGCGTAATGAACCTGAAGTTGGGACTGCATCCACCTACGCTCCGCTCTCCCACGCTCTCTGTTCAGAGCTGAGATTCCCTCATTCAGCCAGGCAGAAAGATTCACTAACACTTTAGACCTAGTCCTGTCCTTCAGCCAGGCAGAAAGATTCACAAACACTTCAGACCTAGTCCTGCGAGGAGCAAGGTTGCTGAGCATGACCGATTAAGGCAATTAACAAAATTCTTTACTTGAGTAGGCAGAGTCGTCGTTAACATTCAGTCTGGTGAAAGCAGAGGAGATAATTTTAATAGCTGAAATCTTGTatttttaacaatataattaCTATAAATACAGGCTCTAATGGACTTGGGTTTTGACAATAATGCCTTTGTGATTGGAAATAAAAGTGTCGTTCAGACACAAAGAGTTAAGACTCAGACTCGAGGCGAAGACCAAATCCGACGCATGACCGCGGTCACACGTGGGGAGCGGAGACATGCTGCATGAAATGAAAAGACTCTGCGGTATTTAAAAGCTCAGAAGCGCGAGCATTAGAAGCGTCATCTACATGGAAGCCGCTCAGGAGCCGGTTGTCAAACGTACGCTGATGACACAGCTATACCTGCGGCTGCAGAGACACCTCCGCTCAGCTCTGCTATACCTGCGGCCGCAGAGACACCTCCGCTCAGCTCTGCTATACCTGCAGCCGCAGAGACATCTCCGCTCAGCTCTGCTATACCTGCGGCCGCAGAGACACCTCCGCTCACAGCAGCAGCTATACCTGCAGAGACACCTCCGCTCAGCTCTGCTATACCTGCGGCCGCAGAGACACCAACGCTCAGCTCTGCTATACCTGCGGCCGCAGAGACACCTCCGCTCAGCTCTGCTATACCTGCGGCCACAGAGACACCTCCGCTCAGCTCTGCTATACCTGCGGCCACAGAGACACCTCCGCTCCAGCAGCAGCTATACCTGCGGCCGCAGAGACACCTCCGCTCAGCTCTGCTATACCTGCGGCCGCAGAGACACCTCCGCTCCAGCAGCAGCTATACCTGCGGCCGCAGAGACACCTCCGCTCAGCTCTGCTATACCTGCGGCCGCAGAGACACCTCCGCTCAGCTCTGCTATACCTGCGGCCGCAGAGACACCTCCGCTCAGCTCTGCTATACCTGTGGCCGCAGAGACGCCTCCGCTCAGCTCTGCTATACCTGTGGCCGCAGAGACGCCTCCGCTCAGCTCTGCTATACCTGCGGCCGCAGAGACGCCTCCGCTCAGCTCTGCTATACCTGCGGCCGCAGAGACACCTCCGCTCAGCTCTGCTATACCTGCAGCCGCAGAGACACCTCCGCTCAGCTCTGCTATACCTGCGGCCGCAGAGACACCTCCGCTCAGCTCTGCTATACCTGCAGAGACACCTCCACTCAGCTCTGCTATACCTGCAGCCGCAGAGACACCTCCGCTCAGCTCTGCTATACCTGCAGAGACACCTCCACTCAGCTCTGCTATACCTGCAGCCGCAGAGACACCTCCGCTCAGCTCTGCTATACCTGCGGCTGCAGAGACACCTCCGCTCAGCTCTGCTATACCTGCAGCCGCAGAGACACCTCCGCTCAGCTCTGCTATACCTGCAGAGACACCTCCGCTCAGCTCTGCTATACCTGCGGCCGCAGAGACACCTCCGCTCAGCTCTGCTATACCTGCGGCCGCAGAGACACCTCCGCTCAGCTCTGCTATACCTGCGGCCACAGAGACACCTCCGCTCAGCTCTGCTATACCTGCAGCCGCAGAGACACCTCTGCTCACAGCAGAGACAGTAACTGGGCAAACGGATGCTGCATCTCCGTGGCTTAACAGCAACTCTCTGACcctaaatctaaaaaaaaaaacacacagagtcaATGTGCCTCTCAATAAGAAGAGCAAAACAAAACCTTACAATTAAAATTAACAaagaggaaatggagggggcgttttattttaattttctctgtTTATCTTTCTGGATCCCCAATTAAAATTCgacaaacatgtaaaaaaaaaagaagctgagTAAGTCAATTAAGACAAAATCCAAATTGCTGTAGGATGGTAagacattacatacagtaccacTCAGGGCAGGACAGCAGTATATACATGCAGTGGTCTTTTCACATTTATCATGCTGTGTGAAAGTACGGAGGCAGGCCTCCTACTGAACTATTGTACCCATCCTATCACTATACAAGCAAGCTTCGGAAATAACGGACAAGAAATCAATTACATGGCATcattgcacaatttaaaaaaagtataactTTCTCTATTATTATATCTGTCAGATATAATCACCGCAATGGTAGAGAATTCACGTAAGGATACAGAACAGCCGTCAAATTTACTCTTTAAAACCACCACAAGGCCTCATTCTCGCCCACTCCTTACCTGTGACTCGGGTCGGGAGTTTTTGGGTGAGACCCTTAGCTGTGACCCAGTCCGGGTGTTTTGGGCCGGACTCTTAGTTCTGACCGGGCTGAGTGTTTTTGATTGGGACCCTTAGCTCTGACCCGGGCTGAGTGTTTTTGATTGGGACCCTTAGTTCTGACCCGGGCTGAGTGTTTTTGAGCGGAACCCTTAGTTCTGATCCGGACCGGATGCTTTTGAGCGGGGCCCTTAGCTGTGACCCAGTCCGGGTGTTTTGGGCCGGGCTCTTAGCTCTGACCGGGCTGGGTGTTTTTGGGTGGGACCCTTAGCTGTGACCCAGTCCGGGTGTTTTGGGCTGGACTCTTAGCTCTGACCAGGCTGGGTGTTTTTGATTGGGACCCTTAGTTCTGACCCGGGCTGAGTGTTTTTGAGCGGGA from Anguilla anguilla isolate fAngAng1 chromosome 8, fAngAng1.pri, whole genome shotgun sequence includes these protein-coding regions:
- the LOC118233439 gene encoding DNA-binding protein HEXBP-like; the protein is MEAAQEPVVKQTPPLQQQLYLRPQRHLRSALLYLRPQRHLRSSSSYTCGRRDTSAQLCYTCGRRDTSAQLCYTCGRRDTSAQLCYTCGRRDASAQLCYTCGRRDASAQLCYTCGRRDASAQLCYTCGRRDTSAQLCYTCSRRDTSAQLCYTCGRRDTSAQLCYTCRDTSTQLCYTCSRRDTSAQLCYTCRDTSTQLCYTCSRRDTSAQLCYTCGCRDTSAQLCYTCSRRDTSAQLCYTCRDTSAQLCYTCGRRDTSAQLCYTCGRRDTSAQLCYTCGHRDTSAQLCYTCSRRDTSAHSRDSNWANGCCISVA